One Glycine max cultivar Williams 82 chromosome 3, Glycine_max_v4.0, whole genome shotgun sequence DNA window includes the following coding sequences:
- the LOC100804138 gene encoding protein ANTAGONIST OF LIKE HETEROCHROMATIN PROTEIN 1 produces MAPIQKKSKTKKKTKKFKKHKQVSLVPVEPRTSETDWWDSFWHKNSTVPGYTVPGDEAEGFKYFFRVSKTTFEYICSLVREDLISRPPSGLINIEGRLLSVEKQVAIALRRLASGESQVSVGAAFGVGQSTVSQVTWRFIEALEERAKHHLNWPDFNQMQEIKLGFEASYGLPNCCGAIDATHIMMTLPAVQTSDDWCDQEKNYSMLLQGIVDHEMRFVDIVTGLPGGMSVSRLLKCSAFFKLSENGERLNGNVKAFGGDVIREYVVGGCSYPLLPWLMTPYETNGANGVSVPQSTFNHKHGAAKLLAVRAFSLLKGSWRILSKVMWRPDKRKLPSIILTCCLLHNIIIDCGDTLQQDVALSGHHDSGYQEQCCKQVDPLGRTMRDNLANHLRQ; encoded by the exons ATGGCACCCATCCAGAAAAAATcgaagaccaagaagaagaccaagaagttcaaAAAACACAAACAGGTGAGCCTGGTCCCCGTTGAGCCCAGAACCAGTGAGACCGATTGGTGGGACTCTTTCTGGCACAAGAATTCTACTGTCCCAG GATATACTGTACCTGGTGATGAGGCAGAAGGGTTTAAGTATTTCTTCAGGGTGTCAAAGACTACTTTTGAATACATATGTTCCCTTGTGAGGGAGGATCTCATATCAAGGCCTCCATCAGGGCTCATCAACATAGAGGGAAGGCTTCTTAGTGTTGAGAAGCAGGTTGCCATTGCCCTTAGAAGGTTGGCATCTGGTGAGTCTCAGGTCTCAGTTGGAGCTGCCTTTGGGGTTGGACAGTCAACAGTTTCTCAGGTGACTTGGAGATTCATAGAGGCGCTGGAGGAACGCGCCAAGCATCATCTCAATTGGCCGGATTTCAATCAAATGCAGGAAATCAAGCTTGGTTTTGAGGCATCCTATGGGTTGCCTAATTGCTGTGGAGCCATCGATGCAACGCACATCATGATGACCCTTCCGGCTGTCCAAACCTCGGATGATTGGTGTGATCAAGAGAAGAACTACAGCATGTTGTTGCAGGGAATTGTTGATCATGAAATGAGATTTGTTGATATCGTGACAGGTTTGCCTGGGGGCATGTCGGTTTCCAGATTGTTGAAGTGTTCGGCATTTTTCAAGCTATCAGAGAATGGAGAGCGTTTAAATGGAAACGTGAAAGCTTTCGGTGGAGATGTTATAAGAGAATATGTGGTTGGTGGGTGCAGTTATCCTCTTCTTCCGTGGCTTATGACTCCTTATGAAACTAATGGGGCTAATGGCGTATCAGTTCCGCAGTCTACTTTCAATCACAAACATGGAGCTGCAAAGCTACTTGCTGTGAGGGCATTCTCACTGTTAAAGGGAAGTTGGAGAATCCTGAGTAAGGTTATGTGGAGACCTGATAAGAGGAAATTGCCAAGCATTATCTTAACATGTTGTTTGCTCCATAATATAATCATTGACTGTGGAGACACCTTACAACAGGACGTTGCCTTGTCTGGTCATCATGATTCTGGATATCAAGAACAATGTTGCAAGCAAGTTGATCCTTTGGGGAGGACCATGAGAGATAATTTGGCCAACCATTTGCGACAGTAA